GTCATTGATGTCGACAGCAACGCAGTGGACTTCATCACACAACAAGGCGGTGTCGTCACTGTTCGTCTTTCCACCCGCCACGGCTGCTGCGGAGGGCTGACCAATCTAGCGGTAGCCGAAGCGCGATATCCAGATGACGCCCACCACTATCAACATCATACTCAAGATAGTATTTCGATTTATATTACCCCTGAACTGGCTGCTCAGGGGCTGCGCATTGGCGTTGAAGGCTGGTGGAAACTGCGCCATCTTTATGTGGATGGCTCAACCTTGCAACCGGGGCACGCGAACAATCAATAGTACTAGCGTCGCTCCCAGCATTAGCAGTGCCGTCAACCACAGCGCACCGGCACCTTTTTGCTCAATTAGCAGGCCAAACAGCAACGG
This genomic window from Halomonas sp. TD01 contains:
- a CDS encoding CC/Se motif family (seleno)protein; the encoded protein is MSHVIDVDSNAVDFITQQGGVVTVRLSTRHGCCGGLTNLAVAEARYPDDAHHYQHHTQDSISIYITPELAAQGLRIGVEGWWKLRHLYVDGSTLQPGHANNQ